CGATTTCTCGCGAAGGTCGTATTATTGCGTGCAATGCTGCATTTAGCTCGGTGGCGCGCACGGATATGACACAGCTTCAAGGTCAACTTTTCAAAGCTATTCCCGACGTGGCGTTACAACAAAACATCGAAGGGCTTTTGGTAAAGACTCGCGAAAACCCTCGCGCGATTCATACGGATCAGCTCGAGTTCAGTGGACATTTGTGCATTTTAAGCTGTCAGGCTTTTTCATCAGGACAAGAAGTGGATTATTTTATCGTGACAGTGTCGCCAGTTGAGGGAGGCTCGTAATGAGTGCGGCTCCGCAAGTGAAGGACGCTTTAAAGTTTGATATCGAAGTCGTGAAAGGCCCGCATGTGGGTCTGAAGGCGACTTTCTCAAAGGCTTCGGTCTCTATCGGCCGTGGTCCTGAGAATGATATCGTGCTTTCTGGTGATCCACGTGTGAGCCGTCAACATGCGGAAATCAAACAGCGTGGTCCGACTGAATTTGTGATCGTCAATTTGAGTTCTAAGAACTTTATTTTGGTCAATGGCCAGAACGTTCAATCCGAAATTTTAAACAACGATTCGGTGATTCAAATTGGTGATACAGAAATGCGTATCCACGTCGAAGTGCCGACTCCTGCAGTGACTCCTGTGTCTCCGCAGACAACACCTTCCATGCCGTCGATGACTCCAGGTGGTTTGCAAGGGCTGGGTAATGCCATGCCAATGTCAACGCCGGCGCAGAATTCAAATCCAAATCCGACGCCAAATTTCCCAAAACCAATGCCGTCGCAAGCACCGGCTTATCAACAACCTCGTCCGATGCCGACGATGCCAAATCCATCCATGCCTCCGGCGCAGCCGATGAATTATGGTGGCTATCAACCGCCTCCGGGTCCTCCTCCGGGAATGGCACCGATGGGAGCGGCTAGTGGTGGCGGACTGTTGCAAAATCCGAAAGCGCGTTTTTACGGTATTGTGGCGATCGTAGGATTGCTAGCGTGGTATGTTTTGTCGTCGCCGTCTTCGAAAAACAATAAAGATCCGAATGCAATTCGTACTTCCGTGATCACAATGCAAGACGTGGCCGATGCGGAGAAGCGCTCGCAAGAGCTTTTGACGGTGAAAAAAGAAAAATATGATTCTATTCAATATCGTCGTGCTCAGGAGAACTTTATTAAGGGTTTCCGTGACTTCCAGCAGGGTCAATATGCAAGAGCCCGTGAAGCTTTTCAGGTCGTGCTGAATCTGGACCCTGACAACGAGCTGGCAAAGCGTTATTATCATTTATCGAAGATTAAGTTTGATGAGCTTGTGAAATTCAACATGATTCAAGGCAACCGTTACAGAGAAAAGAAAAATTGGAGAATGTGTCAGTCGAATTATTCGAATGTGATGACCATGCTTCAAAATCGCAAAGATGATCCGAGTTATAAAGAAGCAAAACAATTCTATGAAGAGTGTACTTTGAATTTGGAGGGTAGATACTAATGGCCCGCCTCCGAGTCCGCCTTCGTGGTAAACCCATCTATGACATCACTCTTTCTGAAGATCGTTCTTATATTGCCGGTCGTAAGGAAGATTGCGATATCGTTTTGCAACCTGAAAAAGGAATCTCGCGCGAACACTTCAAGGTTTCATTCAATAATGGAGCTTGGAATGTGGAAGTGGTTTCCCGCTATGGTGAAGTGATCTATAACGGCGAGCAAGTGCAACAGTTCACGCTGGAGCATGGCAGCCAGTTTTCAATTCCACCGTATGAGTTTGATTATTTAAATACTTCAGACGAAGTTCCTGCTTCAGCGGAAGCTCATGCGGGGTCGTCGAATCTTCCAGCGGTCACTGGTATTCATGCGAGTGACGGCGAAGCCTTTGATGGCAGTGAAGAAAAAACTGTGATTGGTGTGGCGCCTACAGCGGCTTACATCAAAATCGTTGATGCACAAAATGAAACCAAAGAAATGCTTCGTCTTGATGCCGGAGATTCTTGGGTTGCAGGCCGTGATCCTTCCTGCCATATTCAAATCCGCGATCAGCGCGTGAGCCGTCGTCAGTTTGAGATTCGCAGAGCCGGTTCTCAATACATGATTATTGACTTAGGAAGCGTCAACGGAACCCTTTTGAATGGCAATCCGATTTCTTCGACAGACACAACACCGCTAAAAAGTGGTGATGCGATCAGTGTGCTCACAAATTATTTGTATTTTGAATTGCACGATGCAAGTTTTCAAAGCCGCCTTGAAATGGTGAATGTGCCGCCACCAAATCCGTTGGTCCCGATGGGCTCTGATTCAGTGCCCATGGAGTATCAACAGCAATCGCACGAATTGATGGCTTATCAAGGTGGTATGGCGCCAATGCCATATCAACCTCAGCAAATGCAATATCCGATGCAGGGAACTCCTGGCCAGATGCCACCTCCTTCCGGAAAATTTGATTTTCAAAAAAACCGTCCTAAAATTATCATCGGCGCAGTGGCGTTGCTCGTTGTGGCGTATCTCTTTAGTGGTGGAGAAAAAACGGCTCCTCCAGCCCCGAAGCCAGGAACTGCGGGACCAGGTTCTCCGCTTGAAGCCTTTAATAAATTAAAGCCAGAGCAGCAGGCGTTGGTTCGTCAGCGTTATAAAGATGCCAAGAATCTTTATATGCAGGGAAAATATCAGTTGGCACAAGACGAAATCATCAAGATTCAGGAGTTGGTTCCTGATTATGAGGACATTCGCGAGATCGAGCGTCTTTCAAAAGAAGCGATCTTTATTCAAGAGCAGCAACGCCGCCAAGAGCAGATTGAAAAGGCGAAGTTAGAGACAGAAGAGAAGATTCAAAAACAAACGGCGGAATGCCAAAAGAAAATCAATCCCAACATCACAATGTCAGAGATGGAAGATTGTTTAAGTCCGGTCTTGCAGTTCAATCCGGAGCATCCGCGTATTGTCGACTTAAAATCGCAAGTGGAAATCATCACCACTCAGCGTGAAGCGAAAGCGGTGGAAAAAGCCGCTTACCAATCGCAGGTCGCGAAAATGCGAGCCCTTTACGATAAGGCTCAGCAAGTGCATAAAAAAGGCAAACCTTTGGATGCGATTGCCGCTTACGAAAAAGTGATCGAGTCCAGACTGCCAGATCCAAACGGATTTAAAGGCCAGTCACAAAGAAACATTGCTTCGATTCGTCAGATGATGAATTCAAAAACGGCGAGTTTGCAAGCGGAAGCGGATAAGTTCTATCAAGCACAAAACTTGAAAGGTGCTATCTTGTCTTTAAGAAAAGCGCGCGTGATGGATCCGACGAATCCGGATTTGCCAGAGAAAATTGAACGCTACATGGTTGAACTTCGTAAGAGCATGATGACGATCTATCAAGAGGGTATCTTGGAAGAAAGTTTTGGTAACGTCGATGGTGGTGAATCCAAAGCCGGTGCGAAAGACAAGTGGAGAAAGATCCTTGAACTGGATGTTCCAGACGGTGAGTACTACAAAAAAGCCTACATCAAGTTGAAAAAGTACGGGGCGCTCTAAGATGAAATTGCAAGAAAGATCCTACAGCACGAAAATCATTCGCCCTAAACCTCTGATTCATCAAGAAGATGACGGCTCACTCATCGTCATTGCGACATCTTGGGGGCAGCCTGAGCATGCGCAAAGAGCTTTGGATGAAGTGGTGAAATATGTCAGTGCCGCAAAGTCTGACGTGGAAGTGACTTCTCCGTTTGAGTTTTTGACGTGTCTTTCAGATGAAGTAAATTACGTGAGAACAGGAATTCTGATCGCCAACGATATTCTTTATCGCGGTGAAAATAAGATGGAATATTTTTCTGGCGTGGAACTTTTGGCTCTCTTTAAAAGAGGCACGCAAGTCGCTTGGGCCCAAGTGGGAAGTCCTAGTTTATTTATCCAAAGACAAAATCAAAGCCTGCAACCTCTTTCCATAGGTTTAGATCTTTCATCCGAATTGCGAGGCGATGAAACTTTGCCGCCATTGCCGTCACAGCTTTTAGGTTTAGACCCGACTTGTTACGTGCAGTGTGGTCACACACATGTAGATGAAAATGATCAACTGGTCCTTCTTGCTAGCACGGCGATTGCTTCTTCTCTTTGGGGAAAAGACCCGAAAGAAACGGAGCTTTCAAAAATCACCAATCGTATGATTCAGGATTCTCCTGAAGCTCCTTTTTGGTTGGGGCTTGTCGAAATCTCAGACCAATAATTCTAAAGCTCTTCACTTTGAATCGATTTATAAACTTGAGCGCGAATTCTTGTGTATTCAGGAAGACTCAATGCCAACTCCGTGCGCGAAGGCGCAAAGACGTTGTCGCGGGACGTATCCCAAATCAAGCCCGCCGCAATATTTGCTCTTTGGATCTGTTGGTCGAGCATGTAGTTTTTAAAAGAACGCTCAAAGCGTTTTCTTTGGGCTTCTTTTGAAAGCCCACGTTCTTCAGCGCGAACCCAATCGACAAATTCCAAGAACAGTGGATCACCGCAGTTTTTTAATTGCTCTGTTTCAAGAACACCAGAAAGCAAATAGAAACAAGAATCACTGAGTTTTGCCACTTTACCATTGAGATTTTTTTCACCGACGTACTGCCATACGGACACTCTGTTTTTAGTTCCCAGTTGCTTCAGTGTCTCCCAGTCTTTTTGGTTTAAAGCGATTTGCGCCGTCCAATTAAGAATATCCAAGCTGCGCGGTTGTGCACTCATCAGACGTTTGAGATCTTTTAAAAGCAAAGATTCTTGATCCGTTCTCATCCAGCGAGCAAACGGAATGCTAAGTTTTGCCGTCCACTCGGAATCCAAAGATGTAAAAGCTGGAAACTGATTTTTATGCATCAAGTTTTGCAACTTTTGGGTCGTCGGTAAAATGCTCTCTTGCAGAAGAGGCAGAGGGTTGACTTCAAAGCGATCTACCAATGTGTTGTAAAGGAGAGGCTTTTCGTCGTTGATATAGAGAACATGGCTCGAAATCCCGGCCGTGCGCAGCGGGCCCGCTTTTCTCCACAAAGCCCAGCCGGACTCAAGCAGTATAGGGCGATCTTCCGGGCTCGTAGAATTTGGATTTTTTAATACGTCCAACAAAGAGTGTGAGGGGAACGAGGAAGTCCCATTTTCCACAATGCTTTCCCCAAGAAGTTCATAAAGAGTGCGGCCGACATCCACAAGGCTGACATTTTGATCGACTTTCCAGTGAATCGCTTCGTCGCGTTTTTTCTTTTGTGAGGGTTTGATAAATAAAGCCACTTGTGTGTTTTCACCATGCAAGTTCAAAGGTGAAAGTTCGCGGTAGCGATCGTTGGAAGTATGGCCATTTAAGCCAACCAGAATCACCGTGGTTTGGTCCCAACGATTGGATTGTTTGAGGCTTTGAAAGAGTTCAAAAAAACTTTCATCAAGCTCATCCATTTGGCTTTCAAAACTGAGGTTGCGAGTTTCGCCGAGATCCGTTGTTGTTTCCGTCGTTGTAAAAAGAAGATCGGGAACATAGATAACGCTAAAGAAAGCGTCATTTCCCACATCTTGTTTTAACCACTGTAGAAAAGCTTCCGAGTTTTTTTTGAAGGGACGGAATAAGCTTGCGAAGCTCGGAATGATGTTGTCCTCAAAGAGTTCAAACCCTTGATTGAGTCCTGAACGACGAAATACTGGGGCTCCACCAGAAAAAAAACTGGTACGATAGTCCTGCTTTAGCGCTACTTCAGAAACCAATTCCAGTTCCGCTGCGAGTCCAGGTCCAGAGTTGTGTCTTACTTTGTGTTGGTAAGGATAAAGACCCGTCATTAACGATGACAAGGCGGGTACGGCAAGCGTTGACGGCGTGAAAGCGTGAGTGAAACGTACGGACTCATTGCAAAGCAATTGAAAACCAGACCTCTCGGATTCCTCCTGACTGCACGTCACATCCGTCATCGTCAGTTCGTCAACTGCGATAACCAGCACGGATTTCCTGTCATTTGTCTTACAGGAGATCTGGACTAAGCTCAGTGTTGTGAGGAGAAGAGTTAAAATGATTTTCTGCATACCTTGACCGGATGTAATGGTTTTAGAGATAATGGATCAATAATTTTGCCCAGTCAAAGATTTGGAGGAAATCACCCATGCTCGCAGAAAAAATATTTACGGTAGCTCATCTGGCGGATCAAGTCGTTCTTTGGATCCTGCTTCTTCTAAGCATCATGAGCATCGGGATGATTTTAGAGCGCTACTTTGCGCTGAAGAAAGTTTCTTCTGAATCACAAAGAGTGCGCGCGCGCATTAAGCTTGCTTTGCAAAGCAACAGCTTGGAAGACGTGGAAGATCTTGCAAAGGATCCGAACTCTATCGAGGGCCGTGCTGCGGGTTATGCACTTAAGCATATGAAAGATTCTGGCAGCAAAGGTTTGGAAGAAATCTTCAATACGTTTGCTCTTACAGAGCGTCCTGAGTTGGAAAAATTCTTGGGCTTCTTGGCGACCGTGGGTTCGAATGCTCCGTACGTAGGACTTTTCGGGACAGTGTTGGGTATCATGAAAGCCTTCAACGATTTAGCAACAGCTCCAGAAGCAGGACAACAAACAGTGATGGCCGGTATTTCTATGGCCCTTGTTGCAACAGCGGCAGGTCTTTTTGTGGCAATCCCTGCGGTGGCTTTTTACAACTACTACAGCAAACAAGTAAAAAGTATTTTCCAAAACCTTGAGAGCGTTAAAGAACTTTGCCTAGCTTACGCGAAGAAAAAAGGTGTGTAAAACATGGCTGCATTTGACAGTGGCAATGACAACGAAGCCATAGCGGACATCAACGTCGTTCCGCTCGTAGATATTATCCTGGTGGTGTTGATCATCTTCATGGTGACGGCGCCGATGTTTATGAAACCAACGATCAACGTGAATCTGCCAAAAGCGGCCAGCGGTGATCAAACAGCGCCAAGCAAACTCAATATCGCGTTGACTGCTGACGGTCGTATTAACCTGAACGGATCTTTCGTCAATGAAGAAGACGTCCGCGTGAAAGCGACAGAAGAAGCCGGCAAGAATGCCGAAGTTCAGGCGATCATCTCAGCGGACAAAGACGTTCCGCACGGAAAAGTGGTCGGTGTCCTCGACATCGTCAAGGGTTCCGGAGTTAAAAAATTCGCAATCAGTATCGATAAGAAATAAAAAAAGCCCCTGAAGAAGGGGCTTTTTAGTTTTTAATTTTTAATTTCCGCCACCGCCATTGTTGTAATTAGGATTTTGCACCCACTTACAAGTGTTTGAAATCAACTTCAATCGTTTGTTGTGACACTCGAAATTCACGGCACCTTGGTAAGTCCAATAACCATTGTCATTAAAGCGATTGCCGTAACCCCAGTCGCCATCATAAGACGGATTGGGTGTTGGCGTGTGAATGCGCGGAATTTCTGTGCGACAACTGATATAAGTTTTTGCCATATAAGCGAGAGTGCTTGGCACATTGTAATCGTAAAGCTTCGTGTAGCTGCGATACTGATAAAGGAAATTCATCGTGTCGTAGCTTTGATGCAATAAATATTTTCCGCGTGGACTATCAAAGTAGTCAGCGAAATATCCATAACCGCTGTCGTACGTCGCGTTGGTGAAAGTGAAATAAGAACCTGCAGGGCAGTTGCCCGCTTGCTCTTGCACCGTCACGCGCGCAATCGAGCTTTGAATGCTCTGGCCTTTGGCGTCTTTGACAACAATGTGATAGTTGCCTTCTTTGCTGTAGGAATAAGCGGTGTCGAAGTAAGAGCTGTATTCACCCATGCCGTTACCGATCGCTTGATTGTCTTTGTACCATTGATAAGTGTAAGGATAAGTTCCACCAGACACAGTCGCATCAATAGTGAAGCTTGCACCTTCTACCACCGAAACGCTTTGCGGTTGTTTTGTGAAACGGAAACTTGTGTTTGTTGTAGTTCCACTGCCGCCAGCCGTGACACCGCCGCTACCAGAAGAAGTTCCTCCTGAGGAGCCACCACTTCCGACAGAAATTCCTCCGCCGCCCGTCGCTGAACCGCCGCTTCCGCTGGAACCGATATTGACGGAGCCACTGCCGCCAGAGCCGCTACCCACGCCGACTCCCGAGGAATTGCCATTGCCGGGACGGCTGTCCCAGACAGAACCCTTATCTGTCGAAGGACTAGAACTTGCGCTTTCGGTACTGCAATCGGCACCGGAGCTGGTGCACATTTGGCTTTGTGGAGCACAGTTTTGGAAACTCAAAATAGTGAGGAAAGTGATCAATAGACCTGAGAGGACGCGGAAATTGCGGATCCTTTTGAGAATACGTTTGGTCATAGTAACTTTCCCCCGAAATTTACTAGACTAAAATACGGAAGAAACATGGAAACACTTGAGTCAAAAAGCGGATAAATTGCCGGTATTCTCATTTTGACACAGCTAAAGTCCTGCCTTGAAGCGCCGATGTAGGATGATATGTTTAAACGTCAGCCAACAGACACTCAGTTTCTTTTTATCACTCTTGTTTTGGTTCTCTTAATGGGAATTCCGACGTTTCACACGCTGACGGCCAACGATGAATTTTCTAACGATGAACTTGCGCAAAATTCTGCAACGACTATCGGTGAACGTCGTCCTGCAAGTATTCCTGCTGTCTCAGGGGCGGCAATGGCTCCGGCGGTTTCTCACTTCACTCACTATGATGTAAGCTGTGCAAAGAAGGCTTTGAATAAGTTGGATATCTCCGGCGGATTTGTGCAATTTCAGGGTAAAAACTGTCTTAAAAATTTCAAAGATGGCGACATTGAAATCGTCAATAAAAGCAATGGATACACGGCTTCCGTTTTTGTTAGCGGGGCTGATAAATATCAAACCGACCTCATTCAGCTGCAAAAGGGCGACAATGAAATTGCGATTCGTTATCGCGAACGCTCTGGAAAAGCCGTGGAAGAGGTCATCCGCGTGCGTTCATCGCAAATTTAACATAAATAAATCAATATCTTAATGCGTGTCGCTAGAGTAGTATCAATTGAATTGATATTCCCTCCCTCTGCCTTTAAGTTAGCCGCGTTGTGCTCGTCTGCGTCCATTTGACAACACTGCTGCAGAGGCTAAAACGGTTGGAATAGATTGATGATGCTTGAAGGATTTTTACAACCAGTGGATTTAAAAAAACGTTCGGACATTCATTATGCTCGAAAGATTTGGCATATGTCGGGAGTCTTCACGATGTTCCTTGCTTATGTCTATCTGCCACCAGCGGTGTCCATGACGATCCTGGTAATTGCATGGGCTCTTTTCGTTCCTTTCGATTTTTTGCGTCAAAAAAATGCAGCTTTGAATGATTGGGCTGTTCACGCGTTCAAACCAATCATGCGTCAAAGTGA
This region of Bdellovibrio sp. BCCA genomic DNA includes:
- a CDS encoding FHA domain-containing protein, whose protein sequence is MSAAPQVKDALKFDIEVVKGPHVGLKATFSKASVSIGRGPENDIVLSGDPRVSRQHAEIKQRGPTEFVIVNLSSKNFILVNGQNVQSEILNNDSVIQIGDTEMRIHVEVPTPAVTPVSPQTTPSMPSMTPGGLQGLGNAMPMSTPAQNSNPNPTPNFPKPMPSQAPAYQQPRPMPTMPNPSMPPAQPMNYGGYQPPPGPPPGMAPMGAASGGGLLQNPKARFYGIVAIVGLLAWYVLSSPSSKNNKDPNAIRTSVITMQDVADAEKRSQELLTVKKEKYDSIQYRRAQENFIKGFRDFQQGQYARAREAFQVVLNLDPDNELAKRYYHLSKIKFDELVKFNMIQGNRYREKKNWRMCQSNYSNVMTMLQNRKDDPSYKEAKQFYEECTLNLEGRY
- a CDS encoding FHA domain-containing protein — its product is MARLRVRLRGKPIYDITLSEDRSYIAGRKEDCDIVLQPEKGISREHFKVSFNNGAWNVEVVSRYGEVIYNGEQVQQFTLEHGSQFSIPPYEFDYLNTSDEVPASAEAHAGSSNLPAVTGIHASDGEAFDGSEEKTVIGVAPTAAYIKIVDAQNETKEMLRLDAGDSWVAGRDPSCHIQIRDQRVSRRQFEIRRAGSQYMIIDLGSVNGTLLNGNPISSTDTTPLKSGDAISVLTNYLYFELHDASFQSRLEMVNVPPPNPLVPMGSDSVPMEYQQQSHELMAYQGGMAPMPYQPQQMQYPMQGTPGQMPPPSGKFDFQKNRPKIIIGAVALLVVAYLFSGGEKTAPPAPKPGTAGPGSPLEAFNKLKPEQQALVRQRYKDAKNLYMQGKYQLAQDEIIKIQELVPDYEDIREIERLSKEAIFIQEQQRRQEQIEKAKLETEEKIQKQTAECQKKINPNITMSEMEDCLSPVLQFNPEHPRIVDLKSQVEIITTQREAKAVEKAAYQSQVAKMRALYDKAQQVHKKGKPLDAIAAYEKVIESRLPDPNGFKGQSQRNIASIRQMMNSKTASLQAEADKFYQAQNLKGAILSLRKARVMDPTNPDLPEKIERYMVELRKSMMTIYQEGILEESFGNVDGGESKAGAKDKWRKILELDVPDGEYYKKAYIKLKKYGAL
- a CDS encoding sulfatase-like hydrolase/transferase, producing MQKIILTLLLTTLSLVQISCKTNDRKSVLVIAVDELTMTDVTCSQEESERSGFQLLCNESVRFTHAFTPSTLAVPALSSLMTGLYPYQHKVRHNSGPGLAAELELVSEVALKQDYRTSFFSGGAPVFRRSGLNQGFELFEDNIIPSFASLFRPFKKNSEAFLQWLKQDVGNDAFFSVIYVPDLLFTTTETTTDLGETRNLSFESQMDELDESFFELFQSLKQSNRWDQTTVILVGLNGHTSNDRYRELSPLNLHGENTQVALFIKPSQKKKRDEAIHWKVDQNVSLVDVGRTLYELLGESIVENGTSSFPSHSLLDVLKNPNSTSPEDRPILLESGWALWRKAGPLRTAGISSHVLYINDEKPLLYNTLVDRFEVNPLPLLQESILPTTQKLQNLMHKNQFPAFTSLDSEWTAKLSIPFARWMRTDQESLLLKDLKRLMSAQPRSLDILNWTAQIALNQKDWETLKQLGTKNRVSVWQYVGEKNLNGKVAKLSDSCFYLLSGVLETEQLKNCGDPLFLEFVDWVRAEERGLSKEAQRKRFERSFKNYMLDQQIQRANIAAGLIWDTSRDNVFAPSRTELALSLPEYTRIRAQVYKSIQSEEL
- a CDS encoding MotA/TolQ/ExbB proton channel family protein, which encodes MLAEKIFTVAHLADQVVLWILLLLSIMSIGMILERYFALKKVSSESQRVRARIKLALQSNSLEDVEDLAKDPNSIEGRAAGYALKHMKDSGSKGLEEIFNTFALTERPELEKFLGFLATVGSNAPYVGLFGTVLGIMKAFNDLATAPEAGQQTVMAGISMALVATAAGLFVAIPAVAFYNYYSKQVKSIFQNLESVKELCLAYAKKKGV
- a CDS encoding ExbD/TolR family protein, whose amino-acid sequence is MAAFDSGNDNEAIADINVVPLVDIILVVLIIFMVTAPMFMKPTINVNLPKAASGDQTAPSKLNIALTADGRINLNGSFVNEEDVRVKATEEAGKNAEVQAIISADKDVPHGKVVGVLDIVKGSGVKKFAISIDKK
- a CDS encoding PKD domain-containing protein codes for the protein MTKRILKRIRNFRVLSGLLITFLTILSFQNCAPQSQMCTSSGADCSTESASSSPSTDKGSVWDSRPGNGNSSGVGVGSGSGGSGSVNIGSSGSGGSATGGGGISVGSGGSSGGTSSGSGGVTAGGSGTTTNTSFRFTKQPQSVSVVEGASFTIDATVSGGTYPYTYQWYKDNQAIGNGMGEYSSYFDTAYSYSKEGNYHIVVKDAKGQSIQSSIARVTVQEQAGNCPAGSYFTFTNATYDSGYGYFADYFDSPRGKYLLHQSYDTMNFLYQYRSYTKLYDYNVPSTLAYMAKTYISCRTEIPRIHTPTPNPSYDGDWGYGNRFNDNGYWTYQGAVNFECHNKRLKLISNTCKWVQNPNYNNGGGGN